CTTCGCCGATTGCGACAGCGGGGCCATGATTCGGCCGAACATGTTGGCATCCACCCCGGTGCCCGCGACCCACTGCCAATTGACCGCGTTGTTCCCGTAATCGGCATCCACCAGCGTGTCCCAGAACCAGCGCTCCCCTTCGCGCCAGTCGATCAGCAAGTGTTTGATGAGAAAGGAGGCGGTAATCATGCGGACGCGGTTGTGCATCCAGCCGGTGGTCCAGAGCTGGCGCATCCCGGCGTCGACGATCGGATAGCCCGTCCGTCCCTGCTGCCATGCCGTCAGGTCGCGCTTCGCTGCCGCGCCGGTGCGCCACGGGAGCTTGTCGAACGCAGGACGTCCGTTTTCCTCGCCATATTTCGGCAGCGCCCAGACGACGCCGCTGGTGAAATCGCGCCACGCGAGCTCCTGGCGGAAGGTCGTATCCCCTGTCCCGGTCGCCTGCCAGACGGTGCGCGGCGACACTTCCCCGAAGTGGAGATGGGGGGAAAGGCGCGAGCTTCCCTCCTGCGAGGGCATGTTGCGAGCGGTATCGTAGTCGCTGATATCGAGCGACTTCACCTTCGCCAGCGCGGCGGCTTCGCCGGGGGTCCAGTCGAACCCGCCCGACCAGTCGGGCTTCGTCGGCAGCAGGTTCCAGTCGGCCAGCCGGTCACTCTTGGGCCATGTCTCGGGGGCCGGGATCGAGCGCGGCATGGGAAGCGGATCCTCGGGCGGCAGGCGCGACTGGAGTGCCTTCCAGAACGAGGAATAGATGCGATATTGCCCGCCCGATCCGGTCGTCACCTGCTCCGGCGGGGCGAGGTGGTTGCCGTCGTGGAGGCACAGGCGCTCGCCCAGCGCTTCCTCCGCGTCGCGCCACCACGGCTCGTAATGACGGATCGCGTGGATCGCCTCCGCCCCCGTCTCGTCGGCCAGTTCGATCAATATCCTGGCCGCCTTGCCCCGCCGCAAGATCAGATTACTCTGCTTTTCTTTCAATGCCTTGGAGAAGTTTGTCAAGCTGTGGTGCAACCACCAGCGCTGCGCACCGCCCATCCGCCACGCGCCCGGCGTCTCGTCATCCAGCACATAGACCGGGATCACCGGGCCGGCATGCGCGGCGGCGGTGAGCGCGGGTTGATCGTGGAGGCGGAGGTCCTGGCGGAGCCACAGAAGACTGGTCATCGCCCGACGCTACGCCGCTACTCCACCCGCGGTTCCTTCTCGACCATCCAGGTCTGCCCCTTGGCGAGCAATTTGGCGAGGTCGGGGGTCTTGCCGGCCGCGACCTGCGCATTCTGCGCCACGACCGCGCTTTCGAACGTCGGCGCCGGGTCCTCGTAGATGACGCCCAGCGCCATCGGGAACGTCCCGAAGGGCATTTCGACCAGCGCATGCGCGATGGCGCGGTTGGCCTTGTCGTGGACCAGCACGCCGGGATCATCCGCCGCCACGACCTGGAGCGTCAGGGTCGCAGGATCGAGCTTCAACCCCTTCGTTCCGCCGGCGAAGGTCAGCGGCTTGCCGTGCTCGACCCACATCTGCGCCTCGGCGGCCTTCGCCTTTTCGGTGAAGGGAGCGAAGACGTCGTCGTTGTAGACGATGCAGTTCTGGAAGATCTCGACGAAGCTGGTTCCCTTGTGCGCATGCGCGGCCTTGAGCACGCCGACGAGGTTCTTGTGGACGTCGATGCCGCGCGCGACGAAGCGGGCGCCCGCCCCGAGCGCGAAGGCGCAGGGGTTGGCCGGGCGGTCGACCGACCCGAACGGGGTCGATGGCGACTGGGTGCCCACCCTGGATGTTGGCGAATATTGCCCCTTCGTCAGTCCGTAGATCTCGTTGTTGAACAACAGCAGCTGACAATCGAGGTTGCGGCGCAACAGGTGCATCGTGTGGTTGCCGCCGATCGACAGCGCGTCGCCGTCGCCGGTGATGATCCAGACATCCAGCTCGGGATTGGCCAGCTTCACCCCCGTCGCGACCGCGGGCGCACGGCCGTGGATGGTGTGGAAGCCATAGGTTTCCATGTAATAGGGAAAGCGAGAAGAGCAGCCTATCCCACTGACGAACACGGTGTTTTCGGGCCGAACGCCCAGCTCCGGCATGGTCCGCTGAACCGCCTTCAAGATGGCATAGTCGCCGCAGCCGGGGCACCAGCGAACCTCCTGATCGGTCTCCCAATCCTTGGGCTTGGTCACCACGAAACCGGGGGTCATGTCGTTCATCGGGCGGGTCCTGTCGGGCGGATGTTGGCGATGTTGGCGCGGACGCGAGGTTCAGACGCGTTGCGGAGAAGGCGCCTCCGTCCGGAGCGAGCCGTCGTCATGGCCCGATTGCGGCGTCGGCAGCTGCGCGGCATCGGCCGGCACCTCGCCGCCCTCGTTGCCGGGCACGCCGTCGAAGAAGGTGGCGATCGCCGCCTCGATCTCCGAGATGCGGAACGGCTGGCCCGACACCTTGTTGAGCGGCTTCGCGTCGACCAGGAACTGATCGCGCAGGACGGTTTTCAGCTGGCCGGTATTCATCTCGGGCACGAGGATATGCCGAAAGCCGCGAAGTAGGACAGCGAGATTCTGCGGCATCGGCCAGATGTGGCGGATGTGGATGTGGCTGACGTTCAGCCCGCGGCGCCGCGCGCGGCGCACCGCCTGATGGATCGGGCCGAAGGTGGAGCCCCAGCCGACGACCGCGAGCGTCCCCGACGTCTCGCCCAGCTCGACCGCCTGATCGGGCACCGCGATGCCGTCGACCTTCGCCTTGCGGGTATCGGTCATCTCCTGATGGTTGGCGGGAGAGTAATCGATGTTGCCGGTGCCCTGCTTCTTCTCGATCCCGCCGATGCGGTGGAGCAACCCCGGGGTCCCCGGCCTCACCCAGGGGCGCGCGAGCTTCGCGTCGCGGGCGTAGGGCTGGAACCCGCCATCGGGCACATCCTGAAGGAAGGCGACAGGAAACGGATCGAACCCGTTGGGATCGGGGACCTTCCACGGCTCGGCCGCATTGGCGATATAGCCGTCGGTCAGCAGCATGACCGGGGTCATATATTGCGTCGCGATACGGCACGCCTCGATCGCGACCTCGAAACAGTCTGCCGCCGAGCGCGCGGCGATGACGGGCATCGGCGCGTCGCCGTTGCGGCCATAGACCGCCTGATAGAGATCGGACTGTTCGGTCTTGGTCGGCAGCCCGGTGGAGGGTCCGCCGCGCTGCGAATTGACGATGACCAGCGGCAGCTCGGTCATGATGGCGAGCCCGATCGCCTCGCCCTTCAGCGCGATG
The sequence above is drawn from the Sphingomonas adhaesiva genome and encodes:
- a CDS encoding cryptochrome/photolyase family protein, which produces MTSLLWLRQDLRLHDQPALTAAAHAGPVIPVYVLDDETPGAWRMGGAQRWWLHHSLTNFSKALKEKQSNLILRRGKAARILIELADETGAEAIHAIRHYEPWWRDAEEALGERLCLHDGNHLAPPEQVTTGSGGQYRIYSSFWKALQSRLPPEDPLPMPRSIPAPETWPKSDRLADWNLLPTKPDWSGGFDWTPGEAAALAKVKSLDISDYDTARNMPSQEGSSRLSPHLHFGEVSPRTVWQATGTGDTTFRQELAWRDFTSGVVWALPKYGEENGRPAFDKLPWRTGAAAKRDLTAWQQGRTGYPIVDAGMRQLWTTGWMHNRVRMITASFLIKHLLIDWREGERWFWDTLVDADYGNNAVNWQWVAGTGVDANMFGRIMAPLSQSAKFDAGDYIRQWVPELAELGDDAVHDPDGAGCRPRDYPEPLIGHREARERALAAGRKVR
- a CDS encoding 2-oxoacid:ferredoxin oxidoreductase subunit beta, which codes for MNDMTPGFVVTKPKDWETDQEVRWCPGCGDYAILKAVQRTMPELGVRPENTVFVSGIGCSSRFPYYMETYGFHTIHGRAPAVATGVKLANPELDVWIITGDGDALSIGGNHTMHLLRRNLDCQLLLFNNEIYGLTKGQYSPTSRVGTQSPSTPFGSVDRPANPCAFALGAGARFVARGIDVHKNLVGVLKAAHAHKGTSFVEIFQNCIVYNDDVFAPFTEKAKAAEAQMWVEHGKPLTFAGGTKGLKLDPATLTLQVVAADDPGVLVHDKANRAIAHALVEMPFGTFPMALGVIYEDPAPTFESAVVAQNAQVAAGKTPDLAKLLAKGQTWMVEKEPRVE
- a CDS encoding 2-oxoacid:acceptor oxidoreductase subunit alpha, which encodes MATAAHQVTPEEAGASPAPESMVVRFAGDSGDGMQLTGGQFTLSTALAGNDLATFPDFPAEIRAPLGTLFGVSAFQINFGSTAIETAGDMLDVLVAMNPAALKTNVDALRPGGLIIADEGEFGQRNLDKAKYPANPLDDGTLARWQVIRLNISQLTLDAVKPFGLGNKEALRCKNMWTLGLALWMFDRDRQPLVDWLKAKFAKNATLAEANIAALNAGHAYGETAELGQTVKQHALPAAPAEPGLYRTVTGAEAISLGLVAGAKLAELPMFFGGYPITPASAILHHLSRLKEFGVTTFQAEDEIAAIASAIGASYAGQLGVTSSSGPGIALKGEAIGLAIMTELPLVIVNSQRGGPSTGLPTKTEQSDLYQAVYGRNGDAPMPVIAARSAADCFEVAIEACRIATQYMTPVMLLTDGYIANAAEPWKVPDPNGFDPFPVAFLQDVPDGGFQPYARDAKLARPWVRPGTPGLLHRIGGIEKKQGTGNIDYSPANHQEMTDTRKAKVDGIAVPDQAVELGETSGTLAVVGWGSTFGPIHQAVRRARRRGLNVSHIHIRHIWPMPQNLAVLLRGFRHILVPEMNTGQLKTVLRDQFLVDAKPLNKVSGQPFRISEIEAAIATFFDGVPGNEGGEVPADAAQLPTPQSGHDDGSLRTEAPSPQRV